A stretch of Phragmites australis chromosome 12, lpPhrAust1.1, whole genome shotgun sequence DNA encodes these proteins:
- the LOC133886240 gene encoding F-box/LRR-repeat protein 3-like isoform X1 produces the protein MAMATLLAHHQPKRRSISPAPAPPRPLHSLADELLFLVLDRVAAADPRALKSFALASRACHAAESRHRRLLRPLRAGLLPAALARYPSASRLDLSLCPRVPDATLAAVSASAAPSLRAIDLSRSRGFGAAGLAALAAACPDLADLDLANGVHLGDAAAAEVARMRRLQRLSLSRCKAVTDMGLGCVAVGCPDLRDLSLKWCLGVTDLGIQLLALKCKKLRTLNLSYTMITKDCFPAIMKLPDLEVLELMGCVGIDDDALCSLEKDRNKSLQVLDISNCQNVTEVGVSSLVKSTPNLLELNLSHCCPVTPSLVSGFQRIAKLRTLKLEGCKFMADGLKAIGRSCVSIMELSLSRSSGVTDTELSFVVSRLKNLLKLDITCCRNITDVSLAAITSSCTSLISLRMESCGHVSSKGLQLIGKRCCHLEELDLTDSDLDDEGLKALTGCSKLSSLKVGICLRISDEGLTYIGNSCPELRDIDLYRSGGISDDGVTQIAQGCLMLESINLSYCTRITDRSLMSLSKCAQLHTLEIRGCPRVSSSGISEIAMGCRLLSKLDIKKCFEINDAGMLYLSQFSHSLRQINLSYCSVTDIGLLSLCSICGLQNMTIVHLVGITPNGLIAALLICGGLTKVKLHAAFKSMMPPHMLKNVEARGCVFQWINKPYKVELEPCDVWKQQSQDVIVR, from the exons ATGGCCATGGCAACCCTGCTTGCCCACCACCAGCCCAAGCGCCGCAGCATCTCCCccgcccccgcgccgccgcgaCCACTCCACTCGCTCGCCGACGAGctcctcttcctcgtcctcgACCGGGTCGCCGCGGCCGACCCGCGCGCCCTCAAGTCCTTCGCCCTCGCCTCCCGCGCCTGCCACGCCGCCGAgtcccgccaccgccgcctcctccgcccgctccgcgccggcctcctccccgccgcgcTCGCACGTTACCCCTCCGCCTCCCGCCTCGACCTCTCCCTCTGCCCGCGCGTCCCCGACGCCACCCTCGCTGccgtctccgcctccgccgcgccaTCCCTCCGCGCCATCGACCTCTCCCGCTCCAGGGGCTTCGGCGCCGCCGGCCtcgccgcgctcgccgccgcctgccCAGACCTCGCCGACTTAGACCTGGCCAATGGGGTCCATCTTGGGGACGCCGCGGCAGCGGAGGTGGCTCGGATGCGCCGGCTCCAGAGGCTGTCGTTGTCGCGGTGCAAGGCGGTCACCGACATGGGGCTCGGGTGCGTCGCCGTCGGATGCCCGGACCTAAGGGACCTCTCGCTCAAGTGGTGCCTTGGGGTCACGGATTTAGGGATTCAGCTCCTCGCCCTCAAGTGCAAGAAGCTCAGGACCCTGAATCTCTCCTACACCATG ATCACAAAAGACTGCTTTCCAGCCATCATGAAACTACCCGATCTTGAAGTGTTGGAACTGATGGGGTGTGTTGGAATTGATGATGATGCCCTTTGTAGTCTTGAGAAAGATCGCAACAAATCACTACAG GTGCTTGATATATCAAATTGTCAGAATGTCACTGAAGTGGGAGTTTCATCCTTAGTGAAATCAACACCGAATCTATTGGAACTGAATCTTTCACATTGCTGTCCT GTTACTCCTTCTCTGGTGAGCGGCTTCCAAAGGATTGCTAAATTGCGGACCCTGAAGCTGGAAGGCTGCAAATTCATGGCTGATGGACTAAAAGCCATTGGAAGGTCTTGTGTTTCTATTATGGAGTTAAGTCTGAGCAGGAGCTCTGGAGTGACAGACACAGAACTTTCTTTTGTTGTGTCAAGACTAAAGAATCTGCTGAAGCTGGACATTACTTGTTGCCGCAATATCACTGATGTTTCACTAGCTGCCATCACTAGTTCATGCACTTCCCTCATCTCTCTGAGAATGGAGTCCTGTGGCCATGTTTCTAGTAAAGGACTCCAACTGATTGGAAAGCGCTGTTGTCATTTGGAAGAGTTGGACCTTACTGACAGTGATTTGGATGATGAAG GGTTGAAAGCTCTCACTGGATGCAGCAAACTTTCAAGCCTAAAAGTTGGCATATGCTTGAGGATAAGTGATGAAGGACTTACCTACATTGGAAATTCCTGCCCAGAACTCCGGGATATTGATCTGTACAG GTCTGGAGGAATTAGTGATGATGGGGTTACTCAAATTGCTCAAGGCTGTCTAATGCTAGAGTCTATCAATCTGTCCTACTGTACAAGAATAACAGACCGTTCACTGATGTCACTCTCAAAATGTGCACAGCTGCATACGCTGGAGATTCGTGGCTGCCCCAGGGTTTCATCCTCTGGAATCTCAGAAATAGCAATGGGATGCAGGCTACTTTCCAAGCTTGATATCAAGAAATGCTTTGAGATCAATGATGCTGGGATGCTTTACCTTTCCCAGTTCTCTCATAGCCTCCGTCAG ATAAACTTGTCATATTGTTCGGTCACCGATATTGGACTTCTTTCCCTTTGTAGCATATGCGGCTTGCAGAACATGACCATTGTACATTTAGTGGGTATTACACCTAATGGCTTGATAGCTGCTCTTCTGATCTGTGGTGGTTTGACAAAAGTGAAGCTTCATGCAGCATTCAAATCCATGATGCCTCCCCATATGCTAAAAAATGTTGAGGCGCGTGGTTGTGTCTTCCAGTGGATCAATAAACCATATAAG GTTGAGCTAGAACCGTGTGATGTATGGAAGCAACAGTCACAAGATGTGATTGTACGATGA
- the LOC133886239 gene encoding cation/H(+) antiporter 15-like — MSAAVVNMSSEATVKPVAAACYDNNLVNSQGMFLGDQPLRFSLPLLLVQVSLILLLSAAAHLLLRRLGQSRFVTHMLVGILLGPSVLGRSAAFRAALFSERGTYILESVSLVALILFLFSMGVKTDLSLLRRPSGRALAVGLTGAVVPLAVTIPVFHVLQPSLPDDLRGTSLITELAVRLSLSSFPVIADALSDLDLLNTDLGRIALTASLITDVTSWFLRACFAAGFLVTEAKSPAFTAKILASFVAFVLFVAFVARPAGRYIAHKRTPTGALLSEGSFVVVVIAALLSALVTDAIGFKYMIGPMMLGLALPGGMPIGATMTERLDSFFIALFLPVYMALSGYRTDFAELIGNKATENWCALELFVGLCVAGKLVGCVAAGLFFAMPFREATVLALMLNIRGIVEVAAINNWGDTMKATAEHYSILTLSMVLITAVSTPLIKLLYDPTGRFARAKRRTLEDARPSADLRVLACLYSEDHAAPLIDLLEASGSSRDSPMSLIVLHLTELVGRAASVLKPHRKSRSSCSNPTPSDRIVNAFRYFEQQAAPGAVTVSPYVAQAPYTSMHHDVCSLAHSRKANLILLPFHKSSDGARSTANNAIRSINRSVLQYAPCSVAILVDHGLAAGSACATAANSLLQRVALYFLGGPDDREALAYAARIPEAGNMSLTVVRFRLRNWVGMGGRDEVRDEEVLQDFWNRHRDNERAVYVEKTVEDGEGTASAVRSMSDKFDLLIVGRRGGGDNDDLEGSAALTSGLSEWSECPELGVLGDMLASAEFASKVSILVIQQQPARTAAAANTDP, encoded by the coding sequence ATgtcggcggcggtggtgaaCATGTCGTCGGAGGCGACGGTGAAGCCTGTGGCGGCGGCGTGCTACGACAACAACCTTGTCAACTCGCAGGGCATGTTCCTGGGCGACCAGCCCCTGCGCTTctccctcccgctcctcctcgtcCAGGTctccctcatcctcctcctctccgccgccgcccacctcctcctccgccgcctcggccaGTCCCGCTTCGTCACCCACATGCTCGTCGGCATCCTCCTCGGCCCCTCCGTCCTCGGCCGCAGCGCCGCCTTCCGTGCCGCCCTCTTCTCCGAGCGCGGCACCTACATCCTCGAGAGCGTCTCTCTCGTCGccctcatcctcttcctcttctccatgGGCGTCAAGACCGACCTTAGCCTCCTCCGCCGCCCCAGCGGTCGCGCCCTCGCTGTCGGCCTCACGGGCGCCGTCGTCCCGCTCGCCGTCACCATCCCCGTCTTCCACGTCCTCCAGCCCTCCCTCCCCGACGACCTCCGCGGCACCTCCCTCATCACCGAGCTCGCCGtgcgcctctccctctcctccttccccgTCATCGCCGACGCGCTCTCCGACCTCGACCTCCTCAACACTGACCTCGGCCGCATCGCGCTCACCGCCTCCCTCATCACGGACGTCACATCATGGTTCCTCCGCGCCTGCTTCGCCGCCGGCTTCCTCGTCACCGAGGCCAAGTCGCCCGCCTTTACTGCCAAGATCCTCGCCTCCTTCGTGGCCTTCGTCCTCTTCGTCGCCTTCGTCGCGCGCCCCGCCGGCCGCTACATCGCCCACAAGCGCACCCCGACGGGGGCCCTCCTTTCCGAGGGCTccttcgtcgtcgtcgtcatcgccgCACTGCTGTCGGCGCTGGTGACCGACGCCATCGGGTTCAAGTACATGATCGGGCCCATGATGCTGGGGCTAGCGCTCCCCGGTGGCATGCCCATTGGCGCCACCATGACAGAGCGGCTCGACTCCTTCTTCATCGCGTTGTTCTTGCCGGTGTACATGGCGCTGTCGGGCTACCGCACGGACTTCGCGGAGCTGATCGGCAATAAAGCCACGGAGAATTGGTGCGCACTGGAGCTGTTCGTGGGGCTCTGcgtcgccggcaagcttgtggGCTGCGTCGCCGCCGGGCTCTTCTTCGCGATGCCGTTCCGGGAGGCCACCGTGCTGGCGCTCATGCTCAACATCCGCGGCATCGTGGAGGTGGCGGCCATCAACAACTGGGGCGACACCATGAAGGCGACGGCGGAGCACTACTCCATCCTGACGCTGTCCATGGTGCTCATCACGGCGGTGTCGACGCCGCTGATCAAGCTCCTCTACGACCCGACCGGGCGGTTCGCGCGGGCGAAGCGGCGCACGCTGGAGGACGCGCGGCCCAGCGCCGACCTCCGCGTGCTCGCCTGCCTCTACAGCGAGGATCACGCCGCGCCGCTGATCGACCTGCTGGAGGCGTCGGGGTCCTCGCGCGACTCCCCCATGTCGCTCATCGTGCTCCACCTCACGGAGCTCGTCGGCCGCGCCGCCTCCGTGCTGAAGCCGCACCGCAAGTCCAGGTCGTCGTGCAGCAACCCGACGCCGTCCGACCGCATCGTGAATGCGTTCCGGTACTTCGAGCAGCAGGCGGCGCCGGGCGCGGTGACGGTGAGCCCGTACGTGGCGCAGGCGCCGTACACCTCGATGCACCACGACGTGTGCTCGCTGGCGCACAGCCGCAAGGCCAACCTCATCCTGCTGCCCTTCCACAAGTCCTCCGACGGCGCGCGCAGCACGGCCAACAACGCCATCCGCTCCATCAACCGCTCCGTGCTGCAGTACGCGCCCTGCTCCGTCGCCATCCTCGTGGACCACGGCCTCGCCGCCGGGTCCGCGTGCGCGACCGCGGCCAACAGCCTGCTGCAGAGGGTGGCCTTGTACTTTTTGGGAGGGCCGGACGACCGGGAGGCGCTGGCGTACGCGGCGCGGATCCCTGAGGCCGGGAACATGTCGCTGACGGTGGTGCGGTTCAGGCTGCGGAACTGGGTGGGGATGGGCGGGCGCGACGAGGTGAGGGACGAGGAGGTGCTGCAGGACTTCTGGAACAGGCACAGGGACAACGAGCGCGCCGTGTACGTGGAGAAGACGGTGGAGGACGGCGAGGGCACGGCGTCCGCGGTGCGGTCCATGAGCGACAAGTTCGACCTGCTCATCGTggggcggcgaggcggcggcgacaACGACGACCTGGAGGGTTCGGCGGCGCTCACCAGCGGGCTGTCAGAGTGGAGCGAGTGCCCGGAGCTGGGCGTGCTGGGTGACATGCTCGCCTCCGCCGAGTTCGCGTCCAAGGTGTCCATCCTCGTCATCCAGCAGCAGCCGGCCaggaccgccgccgccgctaacACTGATCCGTAG
- the LOC133887519 gene encoding probable staphylococcal-like nuclease CAN2 has translation MGNILRACFKGEEDHGGDHYPYYRPTSRPHYQPQHCGDDQPAAASWPRPHQQALGPHGVAEATAGVAALAQDLLNFESTSMVPEGLGQNVTSSKKAQVKWYRNILEVYKNTRPPPKTPAEAAQLVATALSRIQRVDLEGVLAFYNLPIPSLPAASASSGHHPSSLPEGIQSVLNTLPVNNMCIGDGDGFTAYVDTTDPRESANVPLEVHEMVIARTQARTDRDYKTADALLRSLDKSGYKIITISGEEILTRKYRIRMRGIDAPELEMPYGEESKNALVKLIGGRSVTIYVYDQDQFGRYVGDIYCDNVFIQEKMLKSGHVWHFKNYDQRPEFAKWEREARAAHRGLWASDSPEKPWDWRRKQRRAGHDAIQVY, from the exons ATGGGAAACATCCTCAGGGCCTGCTTCAAGGGAGAAGAAGACCATGGTGGCGATCACTACCCCTACTACCGCCCAACCTCCAGGCCCCACTACCAGCCGCAGCACTGCGGTGATGATCAGCCTGCAGCCGCTTCTTGGCCCCGGCCTCATCAGCAGGCTCTAGGTCCCCATGGCGTGGCGGAGGCCACCGCCGGCGTCGCCGCCCTGGCTCAGGACCTCCTCAACTTCGAATCCACTTCCATG GTACCTGAAGGCCTCGGACAGAATGTTACATCATCCAAGAAAGCACAGGTTAAATG GTACCGGAACATTTTGGAGGTATATAAGAATACGAGGCCCCCACCGAAAACACCGGCAGAGGCTGCCCAGCTAGTTGCAACAGCCCTAAGCAGAATTCAGAGAGTTGATTTGGAG GGTGTTCTTGCATTTTACAACCTCCCGATCCCATCACTCCCTGCAGCATCAGCATCCTCAGGCCATCATCCATCCTCCTTACCAGAGGGCATACAGTCTGTGCTGAACACTTTGCCG GTCAACAACATGTGCATCGGAGATGGTGATGGCTTTACTGCCTATGTTGACACAACAGACCCAAGGGAGTCTGCGAATGTGCCACTGGAAGTGCATGAGATGGTGATTGCAAGGACTCAAGCACGCACTGATAGGGATTACAAGACGGCTGATGCTCTTTTAAGGAGCCTTGACAAATCTGGATACAA GATAATAACCATTTCAGGTGAAGAGATACTTACAAGGAAATACCGAATCAGAATGAG GGGCATTGATGCACCGGAGCTTGAGATGCCATATGGGGAGGAATCGAAAAATGCGTTGGTGAAGCTCATTGGTGGGAGAAGCGTCACAATTTATGTGTATGACCAGGACCAGTTTGGGCGTTACGTGGGTGACATCTACTGTGATAATGTGTTCATACAG GAGAAAATGCTGAAGAGCGGTCATGTATGGCATTTCAAGAATTATGACCAGCGCCCAGAGTTTGCAAAG TGGGAGAGAGAGGCAAGAGCTGCACACCGAGGGCTTTGGGCGTCAGATAGCCCCGAGAAGCCATGGGATTGGAGAAGAAAGCAGCGCAGAGCAGGGCACGATGCCATTCAGGTCTACTAA
- the LOC133886240 gene encoding F-box/LRR-repeat protein 3-like isoform X2, translating to MAMATLLAHHQPKRRSISPAPAPPRPLHSLADELLFLVLDRVAAADPRALKSFALASRACHAAESRHRRLLRPLRAGLLPAALARYPSASRLDLSLCPRVPDATLAAVSASAAPSLRAIDLSRSRGFGAAGLAALAAACPDLADLDLANGVHLGDAAAAEVARMRRLQRLSLSRCKAVTDMGLGCVAVGCPDLRDLSLKWCLGVTDLGIQLLALKCKKLRTLNLSYTMITKDCFPAIMKLPDLEVLELMGCVGIDDDALCSLEKDRNKSLQVLDISNCQNVTEVGVSSLVKSTPNLLELNLSHCCPVTPSLVSGFQRIAKLRTLKLEGCKFMADGLKAIGRSCVSIMELSLSRSSGVTDTELSFVVSRLKNLLKLDITCCRNITDVSLAAITSSCTSLISLRMESCGHVSSKGLQLIGKRCCHLEELDLTDSDLDDEGLKALTGCSKLSSLKVGICLRISDEGLTYIGNSCPELRDIDLYRSGGISDDGVTQIAQGCLMLESINLSYCTRITDRSLMSLSKCAQLHTLEIRGCPRVSSSGISEIAMGCRLLSKLDIKKCFEINDAGMLYLSQFSHSLRQHMRLAEHDHCTFSGYYT from the exons ATGGCCATGGCAACCCTGCTTGCCCACCACCAGCCCAAGCGCCGCAGCATCTCCCccgcccccgcgccgccgcgaCCACTCCACTCGCTCGCCGACGAGctcctcttcctcgtcctcgACCGGGTCGCCGCGGCCGACCCGCGCGCCCTCAAGTCCTTCGCCCTCGCCTCCCGCGCCTGCCACGCCGCCGAgtcccgccaccgccgcctcctccgcccgctccgcgccggcctcctccccgccgcgcTCGCACGTTACCCCTCCGCCTCCCGCCTCGACCTCTCCCTCTGCCCGCGCGTCCCCGACGCCACCCTCGCTGccgtctccgcctccgccgcgccaTCCCTCCGCGCCATCGACCTCTCCCGCTCCAGGGGCTTCGGCGCCGCCGGCCtcgccgcgctcgccgccgcctgccCAGACCTCGCCGACTTAGACCTGGCCAATGGGGTCCATCTTGGGGACGCCGCGGCAGCGGAGGTGGCTCGGATGCGCCGGCTCCAGAGGCTGTCGTTGTCGCGGTGCAAGGCGGTCACCGACATGGGGCTCGGGTGCGTCGCCGTCGGATGCCCGGACCTAAGGGACCTCTCGCTCAAGTGGTGCCTTGGGGTCACGGATTTAGGGATTCAGCTCCTCGCCCTCAAGTGCAAGAAGCTCAGGACCCTGAATCTCTCCTACACCATG ATCACAAAAGACTGCTTTCCAGCCATCATGAAACTACCCGATCTTGAAGTGTTGGAACTGATGGGGTGTGTTGGAATTGATGATGATGCCCTTTGTAGTCTTGAGAAAGATCGCAACAAATCACTACAG GTGCTTGATATATCAAATTGTCAGAATGTCACTGAAGTGGGAGTTTCATCCTTAGTGAAATCAACACCGAATCTATTGGAACTGAATCTTTCACATTGCTGTCCT GTTACTCCTTCTCTGGTGAGCGGCTTCCAAAGGATTGCTAAATTGCGGACCCTGAAGCTGGAAGGCTGCAAATTCATGGCTGATGGACTAAAAGCCATTGGAAGGTCTTGTGTTTCTATTATGGAGTTAAGTCTGAGCAGGAGCTCTGGAGTGACAGACACAGAACTTTCTTTTGTTGTGTCAAGACTAAAGAATCTGCTGAAGCTGGACATTACTTGTTGCCGCAATATCACTGATGTTTCACTAGCTGCCATCACTAGTTCATGCACTTCCCTCATCTCTCTGAGAATGGAGTCCTGTGGCCATGTTTCTAGTAAAGGACTCCAACTGATTGGAAAGCGCTGTTGTCATTTGGAAGAGTTGGACCTTACTGACAGTGATTTGGATGATGAAG GGTTGAAAGCTCTCACTGGATGCAGCAAACTTTCAAGCCTAAAAGTTGGCATATGCTTGAGGATAAGTGATGAAGGACTTACCTACATTGGAAATTCCTGCCCAGAACTCCGGGATATTGATCTGTACAG GTCTGGAGGAATTAGTGATGATGGGGTTACTCAAATTGCTCAAGGCTGTCTAATGCTAGAGTCTATCAATCTGTCCTACTGTACAAGAATAACAGACCGTTCACTGATGTCACTCTCAAAATGTGCACAGCTGCATACGCTGGAGATTCGTGGCTGCCCCAGGGTTTCATCCTCTGGAATCTCAGAAATAGCAATGGGATGCAGGCTACTTTCCAAGCTTGATATCAAGAAATGCTTTGAGATCAATGATGCTGGGATGCTTTACCTTTCCCAGTTCTCTCATAGCCTCCGTCAG CATATGCGGCTTGCAGAACATGACCATTGTACATTTAGTGGGTATTACACCTAA